Proteins from a genomic interval of Zingiber officinale cultivar Zhangliang chromosome 2A, Zo_v1.1, whole genome shotgun sequence:
- the LOC122041686 gene encoding uncharacterized protein LOC122041686, translated as MVAIGSPILGLKEAACSPSRAMVSASSSSSCTSSGSFDDASKPSSAVSATVKFLCSYGGKILPRYPDGKLRYVGGDTRVLSVQRSLPFSELQEKLSEMCGWGGPVSVRCQLPTLDLDALVSVKSDEDLTNVVAEYDAAGSEKVRTFFFPATAAKPGSKSSIGQAGSPTRPIFAALPFARQIASPARHTGRVVRYHGHHHLHGHPVAARPSNYHLVHHGNR; from the exons ATGGTTGCCATAGGATCTCCAATTCTAGGCTTGAAGGAAGCAGCTTGCTCACCTTCAAGGGCGATGGTGAgcgcttcctcctcttcctcctgcaCCTCCTCTGGCTCCTTCGACGACGCATCCAAGCCCTCCTCCGCCGTCTCCGCTACCGTCAAGTTCCTCTGCAGCTATGGCGGCAAGATCCTCCCCCGTTACCCCGACGGCAAGCTCCGTTACGTCGGCGGCGACACTCGTGTGCTCTCTGTACAACGATCCCTCCCCTTCTCAG AACTGCAGGAGAAGTTGAGCGAGATGTGTGGGTGGGGTGGCCCTGTGAGCGTTCGGTGCCAACTTCCGACTTTGGATCTCGACGCCCTCGTCTCGGTCAAGTCTGACGAGGATCTCACCAACGTGGTGGCGGAGTACGATGCCGCTGGCAGCGAGAAGGTCCGTACTTTCTTTTTCCCTGCCACTGCGGCCAAGCCTGGCAGCAAGAGTAGCATCGGCCAGGCAGGGAGCCCTACTCGTCCGATCTTTGCTGCCCTGCCCTTCGCACGCCAGATCGCCTCCCCGGCGAGGCACACTGGCCGGGTGGTTCGATACCACGGGCACCACCACCTCCATGGCCATCCTGTGGCTGCCCGGCCGTCGAACTACCACCTGGTGCACCACGGCAACCGCTGA
- the LOC122041687 gene encoding SEC23-interacting protein-like, producing the protein MYADQIASGRKRSIKERLHGDVGGDFSHSSAVPAKRQRQSDDKWKHDLYDEDREHETFKSVNPNDLRWKLQNRGSQQAFQSGKVSAVRDLRDKLTGTMHSQPSNSEPSKAKRMSEISEAIKKSLRNDPPIPETKKTNAPKKASQSKSVLSVDGFLDSLGLGKYSITFQAEEVDMTVLKHMNDEDLRALGIPMGPRKKILLSLESRA; encoded by the exons ATGTACGCTGATCAGATAGCATCGGGGCGGAAGAGATCCATCAAAGAGCGCCTGCATGGCGATGTAGGGGGAGATTTCAGCCACTCTAGCGCGGTTCCGGCTAAAAG GCAACGCCAAAGTGATGACAAATGGAAGCATGATCTTTATGATGAGGACAGGGAACATGAAACATTCA AATCTGTTAATCCCAATGACCTCAGATGGAAGCTTCAGAACAGAGGTTCACAGCAAGCTTTCCAGAGTGGAAAAGTTTCTGCAGTCAGAGATCTTCGTGACAAGCTAACTGGTACAATGCACTCACAGCCATCAAATAGTGAACCTTCAAAGGCTAAGCGAATGTCTGAAATATCTGAAGCCATCAAGAAGAGTCTCCGAAATGATCCACCCATACCGGAAACCAAAAAAACTAATGCCCCAAAAAAGGCATCTCAGAGCAAG TCTGTATTGTCGGTAGATGGTTTCCTGGACTCTTTAGGTCTAGGGAAATATTCAATAACATTCCAGGCAGAGGAG GTTGACATGACAGTTCTCAAGCATATGAATGATGAGGATCTTAGAGCTCTAGGAATTCCAATG GGTCCAAGAAAAAAGATCCTATTGTCGTTGGAATCAAGAGCCTAA
- the LOC122041685 gene encoding probable protein phosphatase 2C 33: protein MFVIHSRKDSLGSERSGGSGETSADPSARAGSGGFGCAAGLECLLGVVRALWLDSFLSSDDRSSASSGVSSSQEKKPLKGARRRKRGSSRREEQLHGISGRMFLNGASEVASLFTQQGRKGINQDAMLVWENFGSMNDTILCGVFDGHGPYGHMVAKRVRDILPLKLTSSLEGSINNSGNINPEASSTLSLHEELKDSIDFEENGECSQMLRRLEIPLLKAFRFVDRELRQYNDIDCSYSGTTAVTLIKQGDELVIGNVGDSRAVLGTRDQNNSLIAIQLTVDLKPNLPGEAERIRKCRGRVFALREEPDVTRVWLPDKDMPGLAMARALGDFILKDYGLSSVPEISYRHITERDEFVVLATDGVWDVLSNQQVVDIVASAPDRSSAAHLLVESAVKAWKVKYPTSRIDDCAAVCLFLDVNPPPISDNHTPNGVEESLISTRPDCDERQRSSPVETDANCLHLPIEDPEFSSSENQELPSNK, encoded by the exons ATGTTTGTGATCCACTCGAGGAAGGATTCGCTCGGGAGTGAGCGAAGCGGCGGATCGGGGGAAACCTCCGCGGATCCGTCGGCGAGGGCCGGGAGCGGTGGGTTCGGCTGCGCGGCTGGGCTGGAGTGCTTGCTGGGCGTCGTCAGGGCGCTCTGGCTGGATTCCTTCCTGTCGTCGGATGATAGGAGCAGCGCCTCCTCTGGTGTTTCTTCGTCGCAGGAAAAGAAGCCCCTGAAGGGGGCGAGGAGGAGGAAGCGGGGCTCCTCCAGGAGGGAGGAGCAGCTCCATGGGATCTCTGGGAGGATGTTCTTGAACGGGGCCAGTGAGGTCGCTTCGCTTTTCACCCAGCAAGGGAGGAAGGGAATCAACCAAGATGCCATGCTCGTTTGGGAG AATTTTGGGTCAATGAATGACACCATACTTTGTGGAGTATTTGATGGTCACGGGCCATATGGCCATATGGTGGCTAAGAGAGTAAGAGATATACTCCCTTTAAAGCTGACTTCCAGTTTGGAAGGATCTATAAATAATTCTGGAAACATCAATCCAGAGGCAAGTTCAACTTTATCCCTCCATGAGGAGCTCAAGGATTctatagattttgaagagaatgGAGAGTGCTCCCAGATGCTGAGGAGACTTGAAATTCCTTTGCTAAAGGCTTTTAGGTTTGTGGATAGAGAACTGAGACAGTATAACGATATAGACTGCTCCTACAGTGGGACAACTGCAGTTACTTTGATTAAACAG GGTGATGAACTTGTTATTGGAAATGTTGGAGACTCAAGAGCGGTGCTTGGAACTCGGGATCAAAATAACTCATTGATTGCAATTCAATTGACTGTGGACCTTAAACCAAATCTTCCAG GCGAGGCAGAAAGAATAAGAAAGTGCAGGGGCAGAGTTTTTGCTTTAAGGGAGGAGCCTGATGTGACTAGAGTTTGGCTACCAGACAAGGACATGCCAGGCTTGGCAATGGCCCGAGCGCTGGGGGATTTTATTCTAAAGGATTATGGTTTGAGTTCTGTTCCAGAGATATCATACAGGCACATCACAGAAAGGGATGAGTTCGTTGTCTTGGCTACTGATGGG GTGTGGGATGTCCTGTCCAACCAACAAGTGGTAGACATTGTAGCATCAGCTCCAGATAGGTCATCTGCAGCTCATCTCCTCGTCGAGTCAGCTGTGAAGGCCTGGAAAGTTAAATACCCTACTTCTAGAATCGATGACTGTGCCGCGGTATGCCTCTTCCTTGATGTAAATCCACCTCCGATTTCCGACAACCACACGCCAAATGGAGTTGAAGAATCCCTCATTTCCACCAGACCTGACTGCGATGAGAGACAACGTTCAAGCCCAGTTGAGACAGATGCAAACTGTCTACATCTACCGATTGAAGATCCAGAGTTCTCTAGCTCTGAGAACCAAGAATTGCCTTCCAACAAATAA